The Chryseolinea soli nucleotide sequence AACGCAAACCAAAAACTGTGGGTATGCTTTAACCAGCGGGTGATGGGCGACTCAGAAGGTAATGCCATGCGCGTTAAATGAAAAGGGTTTCCAGCGGCCTTCGTGTAAACAGCTGATCGTTTTGAATCCGACACGGTGCAAGAGGGCGGCCGTTTCCGGGAAGTGGTTGGTCAGATCCTCCGGACGATGGGCGTCGCTGTTGATGGTGACGGGAATATTTTTCTCCGCCATCATCTGCAATATCCATGGACTGGGATAGGGATCCGTCAATTTTTTATGATACAAGCCGCGGGTGTTCACTTCGACGATGGCGCCGCTTTTTTTTATGAGGTCCAGCGTTTGCCGGAGCTGATCGACATACCACGGATCCTGCTCGCTGAAGAATTGGCCGTCTACATTTTGGATTTTGATCTTGTCCAGGTGACCGATCACTGTGGGGCAGGCCTCGTGGATCATCTGCCGCGTCAACTCGTAGTAGCGCACCAGCGTGTCGCGGATATTCTTTTGAAAGATCTTTTCATAACCCTCCAGGAAATGCGCGTGGGGCCCATCGATCTCCCAATGCGTGCCATCGGGCAATGACTCCACAAAATGGATGGAGCCGATGGTGAAGTCCAGCAGGGGGCTGAAATCGGTTGGAGCCACCATGCCGGGAATGAAGTCCACTTCCAGGCCGGCGTAGAGCTCAAGGTCCGGGGTGGTCGATTTGAGGCTTTGTATTTCGTCCCGGTAGGCCGACAGGTTTTCCGTCTTCATACACCATTTGGAGGGAAAGGGCAGGGGAGCGTGCGAAGAGAAGCCGAGACTGATCATGCGTTGCTCCCTGGCCCGCGCGACGTGATCGGCAAGTGTGCCTTTGCCGTCGCAAAAATGACTATGGGTGTGAACGTTCGACCACATCAGGGGCTTTGCGGGGTTGAGGTTTAACTTCCGATTTAACGTATTTCAACCGGGTTTCAAAATAGGAATGGGGGAGAGACCTGGGGGATTGGCGCCTTTTGCCTGTAGAAGAGCGTCACCCTCAACGCCATCCTAACGAGAGTCAGTCGCACAGAAGGCCTGAGTTTTTTATTAACAAATTCATCCTATGTGGGTGACAGAGAATTCACATGCGTGTTTCACCTTTGTGCCCGTCCTTCACCATTCAAGCAGAATATTTCTTCATAAGTTTAGGTTAATGAAAGAACTTCTTCGAAGGGCGAGCCCTCCAGCCGGGAGGGCTTTTTTATTTTATACCCCTGTAACGCTTGAGCCACGGACCAAATAGCAATTGAGCCGTACACCAACTAAATTGGATTTACAATTCGTCACCTTCGCCTTGTAAATGTGAACGGTAAATGGAAATCATAAAACTAAGCACGGACTGGGCCAAGGCAGAAGTCATTTCATCAAAAATGGTAAGCCTGTTGAGCTTGCTGATTTTTTTGGTTGCGCTGGGATTCTGGCAATTGGGCAAAACGCCCATGGCAAAGTCCTTTGTGTGGCCTTTGCTGGTTGCGGGCTTACTTTTAGTGGCGGTCAGTGCGGGATTGTACTTCGCCAACGCCCCTCGCATCGCACAATTTGAAGCCGCTTATAAAAAGGATGCCGGCACATTCATCCAAAGTGAACTCGCCCGAACGGCAAAATCGAAACACGATCTGGCTTTGGTTTTTAAAGTGCTTCCCATCATCACCATGGCCGCCACCCTGCTCATTATATTTACCCAATCGACCTTGTGGAGAGCCATCGGCGTGACAACCATCCTCCTCATGACATTATTGATGCTCATCGACAGTCATACCGAGGCGCGGAATACCGCATATCATCAAAAATTACAAACGGCAAAACCATGAGCGATAAGATCCTTCCGATAACGCGGGTTTTGGAAGATAGCTTTGTGTATTCATGCGCATTTGAAAAACAACGCGGCTTTGAACAATTCGTTCCGCATCATGTGCTGGCTTTTCAATTCTCGGGTGAAACCCATATCCAGCATCAAAGCGGGGTCATCGTTCTAAAGAAAAATCAGGTGTTGCTGGCGCGAAAGCATCAGCTGACAAAAACCGTAAAAATCCCTGGGGCCGATAAGGAGTATAAAATTATCTCGGTCATCCTTACAGATATCGCACTGCAACAATTTGTTTCGGAGGCTGACCTTACCAACAACAAAAAGTATGAAGGCGAAAATATCCTGCTGCTAAAGTCAGACGCATTGATGAAAAGTTATTTTCAGTCGCTGTTGCCCTATATAGAGAAGTCAAAAAAAATCAGCAAAAAATTAGCTGCTATCAAAATCAATGAGGCCATTGAATTGGTGTTAAATCAAAAGCCTTCGCTGAAAACCTTTTTCTTTGATTTCGCCAATTCGCATAAGATAGACCTTCAGAAATTCATGTTGCAGAATTTTCATTACAATGTACCCATCGAAAATTTTGCAAAGCTTACGGGCCGCAGCCTGGCGGGTTTTAAGCGCGATTTTGATAAAGTATTTCGAACATCGCCCCGCAAATGGTTACAAGAAAAGCGATTGGCAGAGGCCCACTACCTCATTCAACAAAAAAAGCAAAAGCCAGGCGATATCTATCTGGACCTGGGGTTTGAAAATCTTTCTCATTTCTATACGTCTTTCAAAGAAAAATTTGGAGTAACGCCGGAGACGCTCATCCGCCAACAACCCTAAGATCAAAGAAATCAAAACAAACATTGAAAAATGAATACGGAACAACAAGGGCAACAAGCGGCCGATAGACTGGCCATCCGCAACCTGGTGGATCAATATGCGTATTGTGCCGACACGCGCGATGCGCAGGGACAAATGGCGCTTTTTACAGAAGACACCCGTTTCATTGTGTTCATGGACGCTAAATCATCCGAACCCACCCAAATCCTCCATAAAAGAGCAGACCTTTTTCCCGTCTTCGATAACCTGAATACGTATCGTGCCACGATGCATTTCAACGGACAAAGCACGGTGCTACAGCTGAGAGATGACACCGCAACCGGTATTACCTATTGCATTGCGCACCATCAAACGATCAAGGACGGCGTGCAACAGCTGATGATCGCCCATATTAAGTATCATGACCGCTTTGTGAAACAAAATGAGAAATGGCTTTTTGCCGAGCGCAAGCTAATGGTGGATTGGATAGAAAATAGATAGTTCTCAGGCCTTTAGCTTTTTTCGGATCGCCTCATATTCACTGATGGTCCTGAATCCCTGGAACAGTTTATATAGAATGAAGAGATGAAAGGCCAGGGCCAGCCACTGGGCCACGAGCGCATAAATTGCCGCATCGATCACATAGACAATGGCACCAACAATAAACGCCCAGCGTTGCAGCTTGGCGGCAAAGTATCCAAAGAAAATGAAGATTGCCGCACCGGCAAACTGAATAAAATAATTGGGCTCCACCTCGATGATGTCTCTTATTAAAAAGCCGTCGATAAACGAGGGGATGGCAAGGCCGGCAATAAAGTAAGCTCCCTTGGCTTGCAAGAAGACATTAATAATAGAAAGCGCCGCAATGGCATAAAACCAATAGGCCGCCTTTTGTACATGGGTGGCGCGCTCTTCCAGGTTCATTTCTACAACATCCAAGTTCTCGGCAATTTCATTCGTTTCAACGGGGTCGGATTCTGGCGTGTTTTGCATACAAAGGTTTGGTTAGGTTTAAGGTTAAAATGTATTCGTTTTAAAACTTCGATTCGTGCTGGGTAATTTTATAGCGCCCGCAACGGCTCTTTAATCAGAGAGCACCAAGCGTCCTGCCGATGTATGTAGTCGCTCCAAATCGTCTCCTTTCATTCCAAAAAAGTGCCCGAAATCTAATGTATTGATATTTCATAACCCATTCAACGGTAGCTTTTCATGAAGTAATATACCCTATACGAAGTCATTCTTTTAGTGTTCTGTTTTGGGAGTTTTGATAATCCAACCTGCCAAGTGTTAGTCACGAAAACAGTTGGATCTGAATAACTAAAAAACAAACCTATTAAGTATGAGGAAAATTTTACTAGTCTGTAGTATGTGCCTCGCCATAGCCTGGAGTGTGGTGGCGCAGGACCGAACGGTTACCGGCAAGGTAACCGAGCAAGATGGCTCACCCTTGCCGGGTGTGAACGTTATTGTGCAAGGAACGTCCGTTGGAACCGTCACGGATGTGGATGGGAAATATTCCCTTAGCGTTCCATCGGGATTCAATGTGCTGGTCTTTTCTTTTATTGGATTGACCACGCAGGAAATAGATGTCGCCAGCCGGACCTCGGTCGACGTTTCGATGTCGACCGACGTGAAACAATTGGGTGAGGTGGTTGTCACGGCCGCCGGCATTGAAAGAGAGGCCAAGTCGCTGGGCTATGCCGTGAACTCGGTGAGCGGCGACAAGGTGTCGCAAAAATCGGAGCCCGATTTACTCCGCAGCATGCAGGGCAAAGTGGCCGGGGTGAACATCCTCAGCTCCAGCGGGGCGCCGGGCAGCGCCACGCGCATCACCATTCGCGGTAACAAATCCATGTTTGGTAACAACCAGCCGCTGTTCGTGGTCGATGGCATTCCCTACGACAACGGCTACAACGTCACCTCCAACGAAGTGACCGATGGAGCATCCTACTCCAGCCGCATCGCCGACATCGACCCCAACAACATCGAGTCGATGAGCATCCTGCCGGGCGGTGCCGCAGCAGCCTTGTACGGTGTTCGTGCCGCCAACGGTGTGGTGGTCATCACCACAAAATCGGGTAGCAGCCGCGCTTCGCGCAAAGGATTGGAGATCGCTTACTCTTCCGGTTTCGCAATCGAGCAAGTGGCCAACCTTCCCGAATATCAAAACAAGTATGGCACCGGTTCGAAAGGCGACTATGCAGAAGCCAACGGTAGCTGGGGTCCGGCGTTCAACCGCCCCGGTCCGGGCGTGAACTATGGTCTCGACGGCAGCACAACCCCCAACGGAAGCGAAGTGGATTCCATTCCGTACTGGTCCTCGTATGCGGCTGTTTTTCCGAACGGCCCCAAGATGGTGCCCTATCAGGCCTATCCCAACAACGTGAAGGATTTCTTTAAGAATGGAAAGGTGTTCGAAAACTCCATCACCATCAGTGGTGGTAACGAGAAGTCGGTGCTCACCCTCGTGGCATCAAACCTGAAGCAGGATGGCTACATCCCGCATTCGTCATTCAACAAGACCAACGTCAGCTTGGGTGGACAAACCCAGTTGGTGAACGGTCTTCACGTGGGTGGAAACCTCTCGTATACAAATTCCGCGCAGCGTGGACCTTTGAGTGGTTACGGTTCGGCGAACCAGGTGAGCGCCTCGGCATTCTCGCGTATTCTCTTCCCGGGCCGCAGCTGGGACATCACTGGCCAACCCAAGTTTGACCCAGTCACGCAAGGCAACGTGTTCTTCCTGGGTTCTGCTGCCGACAACCCGTACTGGTCTGCCCAGAACAACGGCATTCGCAGCAACGTCGACCGGATAGCCGCCAGCGTAAATGCAGGGTATGACATCACGGACTGGCTAAACGTCACCTATAAGATCGGTGTCAACACCTACAACGACCGCCGGAAAGAAATTACGCGCAAGGGCTCCGTAGGTGCGGCAGGACTCGGACAGATCATCCTGGACAATATCTACTACCAGGAAATCGAATCGAACTTGCTGGTCACCATCAACAAAAACATCACGGATGACCTGAGCCTCAAAGCGATCATCGGACAAAACATAAACCAACGCACCGGCGAAAGCCAGGCGGTGAAAGGTGTGAACTCCATTGCGTTTGACATCGACGACATCGACAACTTCAACTCGGTGACGCCCTTTGGAGGCACGTACTATCGCAGAAGACTGGCGGGCCTCATGGGCGATGTTGCTTTGGGATGGAAAGACTATTTGTTCCTGAACCTTACCGGCCGCAACGATTGGTCGTCTACCTTGCCCAAAAGCAAAAACAGTTTCTTCTATCCGTCGGTGAGCACCTCCTTTATTTTTACCGAGGCGCTGGCCATGGACAAGAGCATTCTTTCCATGGGTAAGATCCGTGCCGCCTGGTCGAAGGTGGGTAACGACGCGTTGCCCTATTCCCTGAAGGCAACCTACAACCTCAACCAAGGCAACAGCAGCAACCTCGTAGGGGCGCTGCCTGGAAACGACCTGCCGTTCAGAGGACACCCGGGGGCTACGACCGGTACGACGGTGTATGACCCCAACCTCACACCGGAATTTAGTACGACCATCGAATTGGGAACGGACCTGTCATTTTTCCAGGATCGCATCAATGTGAAGGCGACGGTGTATAAAATCAACACCACCGACCAGATCGCACCCATCGCGCTGCCTGACGAAACAGGCTTTAACCAGATCATCACCAACTTCGGCGAATTGTCGAACAAGGGGATTGAACTCGGACTGGATGCCACGCCCGTTAAACTCGCCAACGGCTTTACCTGGAACATCTATGGCACATACACGCACAACGAGAACATCGTAGAGAAACTTTCTCCCGGGGTGGATGAGATCGTACTGCGCAACGTTTTTGGTGGCAGCGTGACCCCCATGCTGGCGGTAGGCAAGCAATACGGCATGTTGAAAGGAACCTATGATGTGACCGACGATCAAGGCAGGTTCCTGATCGACCCCGCCACGGGCGCGACCATCATCTCCAAGGACTTCCACTACATTGGAAATCCCAACCCGAAGTTCCTGGCCAGCTTGGGCAACGCCTTCAGCTTTAAAGGATTCACGTTGTCTTGCTTGTTCAACCTGCGCTATGGCGGCGACCTTTTCTCGGCCACCAACCAGTTCTATGTCGGAAGAGGCGTGACGCGCTACACCGAGGAACGCGATGGAACCTTCATCATTCCCGGCGTTTACGGCGACACCAACACCAACAAGCCGATCCTGGTCGACAACAAGGAAGTGCACAACACCACGCAAGTTATTAAGAACGACCTCTACTTCCAGACGGCCGGCGGTGGCTTTGGTATCAATGCTTCTGACAAACAAAGCATCTTCGATGCCACCGTGCTTCGCCTCAGCGAAGTAACGTTTGGCTACAGCGTGCCCAAAGTGTTCTTGAAAAAGACACCGTTTGGATCCTTGAGTCTCACGTTCACCGGCCGCAACCTCTGGTATAAGGCCCCCAACTTCCCGAAGTATTCCAACTACGATCCGGAAACCACCTCTTTCGGTGGTCAGAACTACACCGGTATAGAATACAACACAGCACCTTCGGTGAAGCGTTATGGCGTGAACCTGCGTGTTACCTTCTAATTTAACCTCGAACGAATCATGAACATGAAGACATGCACTAAATACATCGCCCTGTCCCTTTGCGCCTGGATCGCATCAGGGTGTAGCGATTTTCTCGATATCAACACCGACCCCAACAACCCCAGCAAGGTGAAGCTTTCGCAATTGCTCACGCAATCGGAAGTGACCATGGTGAACTCGTTGGGCATCGGTTCTAACGGTCTTTCTACCAGCACTTCCATATTGGTTCACCAAACCGTACAACGCGGCAGCGTGGATTCGTATGTAGTGTCGGGAGAAGACTTCCAGATCACCACCGCGTGGCAGAATTTATATTCAGGGGCATTGGAAGACTACCTGGCCATCATTGAGCAAGGCACGGAGAGCGGCGACGCACACTATGTCGGCGTGGCCCAGATCCTGACCGCCTACTCTTACAGTGTCATGGTTGACGTCTGGGGCGATATTCCCTATTCGGAAGCCCTCGTTGGGAACGCGGTGCACTATCCGAAGTACGATGACGATGCATCGATCTATCCGAAATTGCTGGAAATGATCGACAATGGCATCGCCAACCTCGCAGCAGCCTCCGGCGTCTCGCCGGGAGGTGATGATGTACTGTACAATGGCGACCTGGATAAATGGAGAAGATTTGCCAAGAGCCTGAAACTGAAATTGTACAACCAAACCCGCTTGGTAGACGATGTCACCGCGGAGGTAAATGCGCTGCTGACCGGAGGCGACCTGATGAAGGCCGGCGACGATTTCGAGTTGGCCTATGGCACATCGGTTTCTCCCGACGACCGCAATCCCGCTTTCGTCTTGGAATATACGCTGGGTAATCGCCCATCCTATATCAGCCCTTACTTCTACGAGATCATGATGAACAAAAGCACGTTGAATGATGTGCTCAGCGGCATCACCGATCCGCGCACGCCCTACTATTGGTTCAAGCAACTTACCGACCCGGCCGATGCTCAAAATCCCACGGAATACACCGATACCAACGGATTCCTGTCGATCTACTTTGCTTCACAAGGTGTGAATCAGGGCTGGCAGCAAGACCGGTCGCAAACCGTGCTCGGACTGTATCCCATCGGTGGTCGCTACGACGATGACGAAGGCGGCATCGTAAATACTTCGGGCGCTATTACCGGCCCGGGTAATGTAGCCCAGCGGTTGTATCCCTACTTCAGCGCGTTGTATACGCAAGCCGAATTGGCCCTCACCGTGCCGGGTGTGACCGGCGAT carries:
- a CDS encoding histidinol-phosphatase, with the protein product MWSNVHTHSHFCDGKGTLADHVARAREQRMISLGFSSHAPLPFPSKWCMKTENLSAYRDEIQSLKSTTPDLELYAGLEVDFIPGMVAPTDFSPLLDFTIGSIHFVESLPDGTHWEIDGPHAHFLEGYEKIFQKNIRDTLVRYYELTRQMIHEACPTVIGHLDKIKIQNVDGQFFSEQDPWYVDQLRQTLDLIKKSGAIVEVNTRGLYHKKLTDPYPSPWILQMMAEKNIPVTINSDAHRPEDLTNHFPETAALLHRVGFKTISCLHEGRWKPFSFNAHGITF
- a CDS encoding helix-turn-helix domain-containing protein; amino-acid sequence: MSDKILPITRVLEDSFVYSCAFEKQRGFEQFVPHHVLAFQFSGETHIQHQSGVIVLKKNQVLLARKHQLTKTVKIPGADKEYKIISVILTDIALQQFVSEADLTNNKKYEGENILLLKSDALMKSYFQSLLPYIEKSKKISKKLAAIKINEAIELVLNQKPSLKTFFFDFANSHKIDLQKFMLQNFHYNVPIENFAKLTGRSLAGFKRDFDKVFRTSPRKWLQEKRLAEAHYLIQQKKQKPGDIYLDLGFENLSHFYTSFKEKFGVTPETLIRQQP
- a CDS encoding nuclear transport factor 2 family protein, with amino-acid sequence MNTEQQGQQAADRLAIRNLVDQYAYCADTRDAQGQMALFTEDTRFIVFMDAKSSEPTQILHKRADLFPVFDNLNTYRATMHFNGQSTVLQLRDDTATGITYCIAHHQTIKDGVQQLMIAHIKYHDRFVKQNEKWLFAERKLMVDWIENR
- a CDS encoding SusC/RagA family TonB-linked outer membrane protein translates to MRKILLVCSMCLAIAWSVVAQDRTVTGKVTEQDGSPLPGVNVIVQGTSVGTVTDVDGKYSLSVPSGFNVLVFSFIGLTTQEIDVASRTSVDVSMSTDVKQLGEVVVTAAGIEREAKSLGYAVNSVSGDKVSQKSEPDLLRSMQGKVAGVNILSSSGAPGSATRITIRGNKSMFGNNQPLFVVDGIPYDNGYNVTSNEVTDGASYSSRIADIDPNNIESMSILPGGAAAALYGVRAANGVVVITTKSGSSRASRKGLEIAYSSGFAIEQVANLPEYQNKYGTGSKGDYAEANGSWGPAFNRPGPGVNYGLDGSTTPNGSEVDSIPYWSSYAAVFPNGPKMVPYQAYPNNVKDFFKNGKVFENSITISGGNEKSVLTLVASNLKQDGYIPHSSFNKTNVSLGGQTQLVNGLHVGGNLSYTNSAQRGPLSGYGSANQVSASAFSRILFPGRSWDITGQPKFDPVTQGNVFFLGSAADNPYWSAQNNGIRSNVDRIAASVNAGYDITDWLNVTYKIGVNTYNDRRKEITRKGSVGAAGLGQIILDNIYYQEIESNLLVTINKNITDDLSLKAIIGQNINQRTGESQAVKGVNSIAFDIDDIDNFNSVTPFGGTYYRRRLAGLMGDVALGWKDYLFLNLTGRNDWSSTLPKSKNSFFYPSVSTSFIFTEALAMDKSILSMGKIRAAWSKVGNDALPYSLKATYNLNQGNSSNLVGALPGNDLPFRGHPGATTGTTVYDPNLTPEFSTTIELGTDLSFFQDRINVKATVYKINTTDQIAPIALPDETGFNQIITNFGELSNKGIELGLDATPVKLANGFTWNIYGTYTHNENIVEKLSPGVDEIVLRNVFGGSVTPMLAVGKQYGMLKGTYDVTDDQGRFLIDPATGATIISKDFHYIGNPNPKFLASLGNAFSFKGFTLSCLFNLRYGGDLFSATNQFYVGRGVTRYTEERDGTFIIPGVYGDTNTNKPILVDNKEVHNTTQVIKNDLYFQTAGGGFGINASDKQSIFDATVLRLSEVTFGYSVPKVFLKKTPFGSLSLTFTGRNLWYKAPNFPKYSNYDPETTSFGGQNYTGIEYNTAPSVKRYGVNLRVTF
- a CDS encoding SusD/RagB family nutrient-binding outer membrane lipoprotein → MNMKTCTKYIALSLCAWIASGCSDFLDINTDPNNPSKVKLSQLLTQSEVTMVNSLGIGSNGLSTSTSILVHQTVQRGSVDSYVVSGEDFQITTAWQNLYSGALEDYLAIIEQGTESGDAHYVGVAQILTAYSYSVMVDVWGDIPYSEALVGNAVHYPKYDDDASIYPKLLEMIDNGIANLAAASGVSPGGDDVLYNGDLDKWRRFAKSLKLKLYNQTRLVDDVTAEVNALLTGGDLMKAGDDFELAYGTSVSPDDRNPAFVLEYTLGNRPSYISPYFYEIMMNKSTLNDVLSGITDPRTPYYWFKQLTDPADAQNPTEYTDTNGFLSIYFASQGVNQGWQQDRSQTVLGLYPIGGRYDDDEGGIVNTSGAITGPGNVAQRLYPYFSALYTQAELALTVPGVTGDARALFKSGMQASFAKVNAIAQAANAPLIAAADVTDYVNDVLVKYDAADNNGKLELILTEKWIASFGFAMDTYTDYRRTGFPIMFDPNTDNIPFTVTSRGYPVSLAYNANALNLNQNAPAQKTVTTDRVFWDPN